Part of the Panulirus ornatus isolate Po-2019 chromosome 28, ASM3632096v1, whole genome shotgun sequence genome, TAATACATAATGTTTAAAACATAATAGGAAGCAAGCAAGATTGGACAATGACAATTAAACGTTACTGAGTAACTCATAACGAACTTCAAGTGCCGGTGGAACAGGATTAGCATAGGAGTAGAGGTCTGTATAGGTAAGGTGGGAAGAGACAGTTTGGATTTCTTTAGTCCTGGCACCAGACAGTCGATGAGGATTCATTGCCTGACATAGGTGCAGGCGTGAGGTGTTGTGAGGCAAGAGTCCCACTGAAAGAGTTGGTCACTGCTTAATCATCTGCAGAAGAGAGGTGGAGTAACCAAGGTACCAAGATTATACAGCTATTGTTCAACTTGTCCTACAGTAGGAAAATTGGGTAGGGGAGTTACTGTAGCCTGTGCTAGAGTCATATAACGATATAAATAGGGCAAAACGTTAGAATCTCCTCAGGTCTTCTCATGACTATGGTAACGGCCTAGAGGCTGTGTCAAGGAAAGAGGTGACTTAAAATACATACCGGACATTTCCAGGCGAAGGTGGCACCTCGGTGTATCAGAAATATGAACTGCATGACTGAGGTAAAGGATGAGTTAGCGGCTCCTCATGTGCTGCCTTGGATGACCTTGCCGCAGTTGGATACGGTCAAGTGATTCCATGCCAGGTCAGTGAAGATGGCATGGATGCGGGTGGACTGTGGTGAAAATCAGGGTTACCTACTTAAGCAGCTCCATCTGCGCCAAACGAAGTGTGTGTCAAGACATCAAGGCACCTGCTGGGTTTAGATAGTTATGGAATTATCATCAGACCACATTCAAAACGACTATACAGAACATTACACTGAATAAATTTATAAATGACTATTAACttgattatattgatattattaagAGTGTATTACTTATGCTCGTTTAATACAACAGatttcatatattttgctttacaCAGGCAATATTCAACACCTAACATGAATAAGTTTTCAATTAATTAGTATCTAGATATAATGAATTCCAAGCTTTTTACCACATAAACTTAAAACTGCCATATCCTACAATAATTCATTTGGCATTCAGGAAAATTTACCTTTCTCGATAGCCATAACTCTAAAGTTCAATTATTCTCTCATATCATTTCTCTGTCAATAATCAGTCTACATAGTATCTTTAATCTTGTACATGTTATCTATCTGATATTCAATTACCTTGTGAATCACTTGGAGCCCTCTAAGTAGACGCAGCTTCTACACAAGTAGAAAGATACACATTGTCTCACTCATGCAAGATTCTTAGTCACAATCATGAACGTCATGTTttctcaaaaatcgtccaaatgcctctctcttgtctttcactaacaatgttacttcttcatcccaccactcactacacattttaatctgcccacctcccacctttctcatgccacaggcatcttttgcgcaagccatctgtgcttccctaagtacatcccattcctcccccactccccttacgtcgtttgctctctcctttttctattGTGCACTTAAtcactcctggtacttactcacacaagtctcctttccaagctcacttactcttaccgctctcttcaccccgacattctctcttcttttctgaatatctatacaaatcttcaccttcgccaccacaagattatgatcagacatccctccagttgcccctctcagcacattaacatccaaaagtctctctttcacgcgcctatcaattaacacgtaatccaataacgctctctggccatctctcctacttgcatacttatgtttatgtatatctctctttttaaaccaggtaaagcaggtattcccaatcaccagtcctttttcagcacacaaatctacaagctcttcaccatttccatttacaacactgaacaccccatgtacaccaattttatcctcaactgccgcattactcacctttgcattcaaatcacccatcactgtatcccggtctcgtgcatcaaagctgctaacacactcactcagttgctcccaaaacacttgcctctcatgatatttcttctcatgaccaggtgcataggcaccaatgataaCCCAGCTctttccatccaatttcagttttacaaaTATCAATccagggtttactttcttacactctatcacatactcccacaacccctgcttcaggagtagtactactccttttgctcttgtcctctcatcaaccccagactttactcgcaagatattcccaaaccactctccccctttgcccttgagcttcgtttcactaagagccaaaacgtccaggttcctttcctcaaacatacaacctttctctccttgtttctcatcttggttacatccacacatttagacaccccagtctgagtcttcgaggaacatgagcactccccgcatgacttcttctgtttccccttttagaaagatgaaatacaaggaggaataGATATTCCTGAGCTCGGATAATTGCACTCTGAATGATGTCAGTGGACAGGGAATGATAGGAATCGTATGagaaagatttgatgatagtgctgacatgATTCTACCAGATTTGATCATTAGTTACCGTGACACCAAGAAGGCCGAAGAGTTTGACTACCCGAAGGACGACGGGATATTGTCTGCACCCgtgttgatgtgcatcatcggagtcttggtgtggttgatagtgacgctgttgtgtgtgtgtgtgtgtgtgtgtactgaccaatATAACATCATGATAAGACCATACTGTATCCAACATATATTGTTTTTTTACTAGCCACTTTAAACAATGGCAAGAAAGGATTCTGTCATAACGTGTCTCCAGGGAGGATTAGTTATTTGCATTTTGAtttgatatttcattttattGATAATagcatatgaatatgtacatagtaAATAAATACGAAGTTAATGTTGAAGGAATTCCTGGAGGAAAACGTGTAGAGTGAAGGTGTTGGTGGCCTCACAGCTGAGGTTGTACAGAGAACGTCGAGGTCgacgaccctctcactttgcctgGATTGACTTCAGTGTCCTTGACAGTCTAGTTTCGTGTATCTTGTGTGTCACTGGGAAAAGGTGACTGTGAGCGGTGACTTGGCCATGTGAGTATGTCAGTGATATACAGGATATTTATTTCCTGTCATCGAGTTCCTCAGAGGACACGAAGGATCCTTGTGTACCATCAGCCCTCACGCCGGCACCGCTGACGGGGACGGCGTTGGTATCCAATACTCGGTAGCCATCGTCGTCAGCGATGTAATTGACGAAATACTTAACACCCTCAGGTGAAGTCCAGCTGCAACATGAAAGACAAGATGTTAGATATTTCCTAGTATGCTGTGGCAGACTGTAGGTTAATCTACATTTGCCAAGCAGTTTTATTTAAGAATCTCTTCCTCGTAGTTAGAAATGTTTGATTACCAATATAATGATAGATAGACCAGAAGCCTAGGCATCTGTGAATTTCTCTGTATGGTGAGCAACATTCACTCCGCACGATGCACAAGGTTCCAGAGGTCtgtatttgtgaaaaaaaaatcattgaaaattcAAGTAGAAAACAGAATGTATTTCTGTTTTCTACTGCAGATTTTTATGTCTCGGGAAGTTTGATGGTCACTCACCTGTAGGTGCCAGTTATGGTGGTGTCTTCAAGGCTCAGGTCCTGATGGAGGTCTTCCAGGTCGATGGTGAGGATAGAGTCGGGGCGGGCGGCGACCAGGGCAGCCAGACCCAGGAGGACGAACAACTGGTGGAGGAAAATACAAATCACATTTAAATGTTCTTTCATAAAAGAAAACATATGGTGAATATATGACAATTTAAAGGTTGAAAAGTAAACTCTTATATAGGACTGTGTTCATACGGAAtaaaatattttcttgtattcTAATCTCTTTTAACTTCTTGCTCGCAGCGGTCAATTACATGCACTACACATATTCGCTGTCTTTGTGTGAGTTGAAATGTGATCGAAGAAAACTTGAAATCTTTAAGACACTTTGAATGCGAACTTCCTATCGAGAAGAGCGCAACTTACGGTGCACTTCATGTTGGTCGGTGGTCAGCGAAGGTGTGATGCCCCTATGATGTGGCGACTGGTTTTATAGGTGCCACGCAAGGCCACGCCCATAGGACCAATCCTCTATAAGGCCACTACACATACTTtcaagcagtaaaaaaaaaaagaaaaatgggatatTTATCATTAATGTAATAAACATGTTTCTACTTCTGTGCTTGTATCTTCTTTTCAAATAACAATATCAATTCAGAATGAAGGAATTTACTGTCAATCTTCATGAGGTTAAGAACGCCAACTTGACGAGTTTCATGTTAGTTAAGGGTCAATATTTTCTGTTGACAAAAACTCTTTTGGTTAGTCCTTTTTTCATCTGACTATCGGCCAAGGAAGGTCACTTTTTATTAGAGTGACTTTCATGAACAAACCATTATACAGAGCACCATAGTGCTgtagatatatgaatatgtatgtgatcTCCAAGATGTAATTCTTAGATACAACCATAGATTGTTATTAAAAATGTAAACAAGATACATGATGTCGAAGATAATGACTTTCATTGCTAATAATCTTACAGGAATGAGAGAGTATTCCCATTTCTATGTACTTAAATGCTATGTATTCTTTACTGGGTTATTCCCACCTTATGTGATAATTGACAAAGTAGCTAATTTGTTTatagtaatgaaaatgaattttgattCAATTAATGACGAATAATTTATTCGAGATTCTCATAGTATGACGTTTACATAATCAGAATGTTGCTATTTCTATAACTAAGATATCattcactcaaaacctttttgt contains:
- the LOC139757713 gene encoding uncharacterized protein yields the protein MKCTLFVLLGLAALVAARPDSILTIDLEDLHQDLSLEDTTITGTYSWTSPEGVKYFVNYIADDDGYRVLDTNAVPVSGAGVRADGTQGSFVSSEELDDRK